Proteins found in one Candidatus Neomarinimicrobiota bacterium genomic segment:
- a CDS encoding T9SS type A sorting domain-containing protein — MFKILTIIFALLSLGFSQENFKSIHQIELDYNKANFLEPSYKPKTSPAAPIQYRDQDPSIIVFGYHPYWQGTKWQNYDYDVLTTIAYFSAEANGSGELTNLHGWPVTDLINKAHSNGVEVVLTVSLFNKTDLETLLSSSTNRNNLIKNLIYEVQRGGADGVNLDFEVFPASQKANLVTFVKSLRSSLRDSISHAKVTLATPAVDWSSAWDFNALATESDGLFIMGYDYHWKGSSTTGPVSPLKGGSYNITNTVNTYLSATGNNAAKIILGVPYYGYQWPSNSGDKGAGTTGSGTAVIYSTAESKVLSYGKLWDSASETPWYKYQNNGWFQAWYDDSLSLSKKYDFALSKNLGGIGMWALGYDNDYSQLWDLLKEKTGAKTGPSSPVNISISNMGSGVAAIDFTGSKTASTFQVIRVFLDSSQTEELGTFSSQPILLQNLTTDEPYFLKIKATNEYGNSDFTEVLGVVTSANTPKVLIVNGFDRVSGTDNSFDYIRQHGVAIHNAGYIFDSANNESIINQRVKLNDYSIVDWILGEEGSATSTFTVEEQKLVQNFLKNGGRLFISGSEVGYDLSEKGDFTDQQFYKKYLKAEYFSDAAAGKQGTYSATGVPGTMLENLSINFDDGSYGTYDVDWPDGIQPAGNGEIILKYTDAEYNISGGAGIAFKGSFGGSPIPGGLVYFSFGFETIYPDDKRNEVMAKVLDYLDGAIASTQDEINVIPQKLNISSLYPNPSNRSITIEFHIFEYSPIAYLTITDIIGREIIKLSVQPLATKKQKFTWNGLLPNGLEAPSGMYLANLSQGNKIVTKKFTLLK, encoded by the coding sequence ATGTTTAAAATTTTAACAATTATTTTTGCACTGTTGTCCTTGGGCTTTTCTCAAGAAAATTTCAAGAGTATCCACCAAATTGAGTTGGATTATAATAAGGCCAACTTTTTGGAACCATCTTACAAACCAAAAACAAGCCCTGCCGCTCCAATTCAATATCGGGACCAAGACCCTTCCATTATAGTTTTTGGATATCACCCCTACTGGCAGGGTACCAAGTGGCAGAATTATGATTACGATGTCTTGACCACAATTGCTTATTTTTCTGCAGAAGCCAACGGTTCAGGGGAGCTTACCAATCTCCATGGATGGCCCGTAACTGACCTTATCAATAAAGCCCATTCGAATGGTGTGGAAGTTGTTTTAACTGTCTCCCTATTTAACAAAACAGATTTGGAAACATTACTGAGTAGTTCCACTAACAGAAATAATTTAATCAAAAATTTGATTTATGAAGTCCAACGCGGCGGTGCGGATGGCGTGAATTTAGATTTTGAAGTATTCCCTGCATCACAAAAAGCTAACCTTGTTACTTTCGTTAAAAGTTTACGTAGTTCTCTCAGGGATTCTATATCTCATGCTAAAGTTACCTTGGCCACCCCAGCTGTGGATTGGAGCAGCGCATGGGATTTCAATGCATTGGCTACGGAAAGCGATGGCCTTTTTATAATGGGTTATGACTATCATTGGAAAGGTAGTTCTACCACCGGTCCTGTCTCACCTCTAAAAGGCGGATCTTACAATATTACCAATACGGTAAATACCTATTTGTCTGCTACGGGGAATAATGCTGCTAAAATTATTTTGGGTGTACCTTATTATGGTTATCAATGGCCGTCGAATTCAGGTGATAAGGGCGCCGGAACAACCGGTTCGGGGACAGCAGTAATCTATTCAACCGCTGAATCAAAGGTTCTTTCTTATGGCAAATTATGGGACAGCGCTTCGGAAACACCATGGTACAAATATCAAAATAATGGCTGGTTCCAAGCTTGGTATGACGATAGCCTTTCTCTCTCTAAAAAATATGATTTTGCCCTGTCTAAAAACCTCGGTGGCATCGGCATGTGGGCCTTAGGTTATGACAACGACTATAGCCAGTTATGGGATTTATTAAAAGAAAAGACTGGGGCAAAAACAGGCCCTTCTTCACCCGTTAATATATCCATATCAAATATGGGTAGTGGCGTTGCTGCCATTGATTTTACCGGTTCAAAAACAGCTTCAACATTCCAAGTGATACGTGTTTTCCTTGATTCTAGTCAAACTGAAGAACTGGGCACTTTTTCATCCCAACCTATTTTGCTCCAAAACCTAACAACAGACGAACCTTACTTTTTGAAAATCAAAGCAACAAATGAATATGGTAATAGTGATTTCACCGAAGTTCTAGGTGTTGTGACTTCAGCCAATACACCTAAAGTGTTAATAGTGAATGGATTTGACCGAGTATCTGGAACTGATAATTCATTTGATTATATTCGTCAACATGGCGTTGCAATTCATAATGCTGGATATATTTTTGATTCCGCTAATAATGAATCAATAATTAACCAAAGGGTAAAACTGAATGATTATTCTATTGTTGATTGGATATTAGGTGAAGAGGGCTCTGCTACCTCTACTTTTACAGTAGAAGAACAAAAATTGGTCCAGAACTTTCTAAAAAACGGTGGGCGATTATTCATTTCCGGTTCTGAAGTAGGTTATGACCTTTCTGAGAAAGGCGATTTTACCGATCAGCAATTTTATAAAAAATATTTAAAAGCAGAATACTTTTCAGATGCTGCGGCAGGAAAACAAGGAACTTATAGCGCAACGGGGGTTCCGGGAACAATGTTGGAAAATTTATCCATTAATTTTGATGACGGATCCTATGGTACTTATGATGTTGATTGGCCCGACGGAATACAACCTGCGGGAAATGGAGAAATTATCTTGAAATATACCGACGCTGAATATAATATAAGTGGTGGCGCCGGCATTGCCTTTAAAGGCAGCTTTGGTGGCAGTCCAATCCCAGGTGGGTTGGTGTACTTCAGTTTTGGATTTGAGACTATTTACCCAGATGATAAAAGGAATGAAGTCATGGCCAAAGTATTGGATTACCTAGACGGCGCCATTGCTTCCACCCAAGACGAAATAAATGTAATTCCACAAAAATTAAATATTTCTTCCCTTTACCCCAATCCTTCTAATCGCTCCATTACAATTGAGTTCCATATCTTTGAATATTCGCCCATTGCCTATTTGACCATTACAGATATAATCGGCCGGGAAATTATTAAATTATCTGTCCAACCATTGGCCACAAAGAAGCAAAAATTTACATGGAATGGATTGCTTCCCAATGGATTAGAAGCGCCATCAGGAATGTATTTAGCTAATCTTTCCCAAGGCAATAAAATTGTAACTAAAAAGTTCACACTTCTGAAATAA
- a CDS encoding phosphatase PAP2 family protein, which yields MRYKSTLLTVVLTSILIGQSNPAIYYKEGLTYSVTSKETRLILVAGLLASGFAYKYDNTVQSYSQSHGLMPSPLAKVGDYWGTGGQVLLWGVILSSENKSEEFRYASTAFVANGLLTYGLKFGVGRERPDKSNKRAFPSGHTSNSFLTATIAQEIYGSKIGIPAYILACITGLSRIHDNKHYLSDVIFGAALGTAVGKGFGKVYRNNKIPVIGIIPQNQILQINLVWQL from the coding sequence ATGCGCTATAAATCAACTTTATTAACAGTGGTACTCACATCAATTTTGATTGGACAATCTAATCCTGCCATTTATTATAAAGAAGGGTTAACCTATTCTGTAACAAGTAAGGAGACTCGATTAATCTTAGTCGCGGGACTTTTAGCTTCAGGTTTCGCCTATAAATATGACAATACAGTACAGTCTTATTCCCAATCTCATGGCTTGATGCCAAGCCCATTGGCAAAGGTTGGGGATTATTGGGGTACAGGAGGACAAGTCTTATTGTGGGGAGTCATTTTATCCTCTGAAAATAAAAGTGAGGAATTTCGATATGCCAGCACAGCTTTTGTAGCCAATGGATTGTTGACTTACGGCCTAAAATTTGGAGTGGGGCGAGAGCGGCCTGATAAGAGCAATAAAAGAGCATTCCCTTCTGGTCATACATCTAATAGCTTTTTAACTGCCACAATTGCCCAAGAGATTTATGGGTCTAAAATTGGGATTCCAGCTTACATATTGGCATGCATAACCGGGTTGAGCCGAATTCATGATAATAAACATTATTTAAGTGATGTTATTTTTGGGGCGGCATTAGGCACCGCCGTTGGGAAAGGTTTTGGGAAAGTTTATCGGAATAATAAAATTCCAGTGATTGGGATTATTCCGCAAAATCAAATACTGCAGATTAATTTGGTATGGCAGCTTTAG
- the lysA gene encoding diaminopimelate decarboxylase — translation MTMNIHPLRELIKDKGLMAEIANTYGTPSYIYVKDRVEHNISRLTNALNTHFTNHHICYAIKANSNPNLLKVMKSVCNNLGGDCSSPGEIYAAELGGIAPEDCIYTGNYESIHDLSFAMDKGCYLNLDDETSLDRLLKIGIPERISFRLNPGFGKGTFSQITTAGEDAKFGIPAEKIITAYQKAKDAGVKRFGLQCMAGSGNLDESYFIELLTAIIHHTKRIETKLNIQFEFISMGGGLGIPYRDEESPLNYDRLFSQLSKVLYTNYPEQKTAPALWVEPGKSIIGDAGFILSSVTGSKNSYKNFVGIDAGMETLMRPALYGAYHRIYKVGDHGVNNGSVDFTGPICENTDRIAIGREFPNVIEGDLIAIMDAGAYGYAMSHNFNTRPRTAEILLDGSSHRLIRRRETIEDIFSNCHV, via the coding sequence ATGACTATGAACATTCATCCGCTTCGAGAATTAATAAAAGACAAGGGCCTCATGGCGGAAATCGCCAATACTTACGGTACACCATCTTACATATATGTTAAAGACAGGGTTGAACACAATATTAGTCGATTAACAAATGCGTTGAATACCCATTTTACAAATCATCATATTTGTTATGCAATAAAAGCCAACAGCAATCCAAATTTATTAAAGGTTATGAAATCGGTTTGTAATAATCTGGGGGGAGACTGCTCAAGCCCGGGGGAAATTTATGCGGCTGAGTTGGGTGGTATTGCACCAGAAGATTGTATTTATACAGGAAATTATGAATCAATACATGATTTATCCTTCGCAATGGATAAGGGCTGCTATTTGAATTTAGATGATGAAACTTCTTTGGATCGGTTGCTAAAAATTGGCATCCCGGAACGAATCTCATTTCGATTAAACCCGGGATTTGGAAAGGGAACATTTTCCCAGATTACCACAGCTGGTGAGGATGCAAAATTTGGCATTCCTGCTGAAAAGATAATTACTGCCTATCAAAAAGCAAAAGATGCAGGCGTTAAACGATTTGGCCTTCAATGCATGGCAGGATCGGGAAATTTGGATGAAAGCTATTTTATTGAACTACTTACCGCAATTATTCACCATACAAAAAGGATTGAGACCAAACTCAATATTCAATTTGAATTTATCAGTATGGGTGGTGGACTAGGGATTCCTTATAGAGATGAGGAATCACCGCTGAATTATGATCGCCTTTTTAGCCAACTTTCTAAAGTCCTTTATACTAATTATCCAGAACAAAAAACAGCGCCAGCCCTTTGGGTTGAACCGGGCAAATCAATCATTGGTGATGCGGGATTTATTTTATCATCTGTAACGGGATCAAAAAATAGTTATAAAAATTTCGTCGGTATTGATGCGGGCATGGAAACGCTTATGCGTCCAGCCCTCTACGGCGCATATCATCGAATTTACAAAGTAGGTGACCACGGAGTAAACAATGGGTCAGTTGATTTTACCGGTCCAATTTGTGAAAACACAGATCGCATAGCAATTGGTCGTGAATTCCCAAATGTAATTGAAGGTGATCTCATTGCCATTATGGATGCAGGCGCTTACGGCTATGCCATGTCTCACAATTTTAATACCCGGCCCCGGACTGCCGAGATTCTCCTGGATGGATCATCCCATAGATTAATCCGTCGACGAGAAACAATTGAGGATATATTTTCAAATTGTCATGTTTAA